AAACGATATGGCCAATGATGCTGTGGGCAAGTATTGGCACCTTTACGAAGCACTCTGGACCAAATATACCCAGCGGTTTTAGTAAAAAAAATAATAGGTCGATGGGTTTTCTTAAATTTCTTAAAAATAATATTCTTCATTATGCATGCATGGTTGCGGTTGCAACCATGCTATCATGTATAAATAGTTCCACACAAACCAATAATGACGCCGAAAGCCTGAATAATTTTGACTGGCTGATCGGGAACTGGATCCGAACCAACGAAATGGAACCGAAGATTACGCATGAAAGATGGACAAAGGCTTCAAATACAGAATACATTGGAATGGGATTTACGCTTCAATCTTTGGATACCATTTTTAAAGAAGAAATCAGACTCGTAAAAATGGATAAGAAATGGATTTATGAAGTTTCGGGAGTGAATGATAGCCCTACCCTATTCGAACTAAGCACCATTTCTGAAAATAGCTTTGTTTGTGAAAACGATGAAAACGAATTCCCAAAGAAAATTAAATATACATTGCTAAGGGAAGAGTTAATTGCCATCATTTCTGATGAAAACACCGAAATTTCTTTTCATTTTAAGAGGTTATCACCTTAATCGATATTCGTGCTCAACCTGCTCGGGTAATTATTTAAATCAGTTATTCCCGGAAGTTTTCTTTTTCTTCTTTTTTGGTTTAGGCTCAGGAAGTTCTTTCACGGTAATCCTGACTAATTCGCTTAGCCATTCACGATCCTCAATTTTATCTTCGATTAAGAAACTCAATTTTGCTCCGGTATACGGTGGTGCCTCAACAACATTCCCAATAAATGCGCTTCCGGCTTCAGTTGGTTTTATAAATAGTTGATTGTCGCAGATAAGTGCAAAAATCTTCCCATCAGAATAAACTCCATATTCTCCGAACATTTTTTTAGCAGTGACTTCACCTGCATTTTCTATCTGATCCAAAACAAAGTCTACAAAATTTTGATCTGATGCCATATCATTTATTTTAAATTTTTTATTGAAGATTTTTAAATAAAGAAAGTGTTACCTTAATTAAAAAAGGTATGAAACAAAACCATCAACAATCCAATCATAAAAATAGTGGTAAAAATTTCTTTATTATATCGCGCCAGCCAATTGGGAAGGTAAATATCAAAATTGGCCTTTTGGGAATCAGAATATTTCCGGGCAACTACCGTAAGCGGGCACGACATTTTAAAAATTAGAAGTACCAAAGCTTCCAGAAAAACCGAGATTATGGCAATCCATGTCAGAAGGTTTATTTCATTGAAAAAACCACTATAAAAAACATAAAATATAACCGTAACAAAAAAAATCCAGATTAAGGTATGGATTGATTTAATGAGAACTAATTTATTCATCTGATTGGCACGTATTTTAGGATTATACTATTGCCTGAAAACAAGCAAAATTATTCATTTACGAATATAAAGTTACGGGGCCGATCAATCCCATTGGGTTGAGTGGCTGATTTTTTCGGGCAAGGTTGGTCCAATACTGTGCAATCGGATTATCGGTCAAAGATTTCATATAATTACCCATCTCTATAATTACTTTAATTTCAAAGTCGTTTATTCCCGTTTTTAAAAAACTTTTAATCGGATAAATACGGTTTCCATACCATCGTATACCGCAACTTTGTCCATTCACCTTTAATTCTGTAACTCCATAAGCTACTCCAATATTTATATAGTCAGGAATGGTCTGATCAATCTCAATCTGTTTCCTGTACACTACAGTTCCTGAAAAATGGGCGTATTCCGGTATTTCCTTCAGATCTTTGAGTAATTCCAGTCTGGTAGGGTCAACGAATTCTCCACGACAATGAATAAATTCAAGCTCCCAGGCACCTGTAACCTCTTTCTGGGTTTTGCCAGATACTGGCTTCTGACACCAATCATCTCCCCTGTTTTCCTTGTCAAATACGATGATGATCGATTCAGCAGGCCCAAGATTTAGTTCAAATTTTCCATCCTTACCGATTTTTATGCGATAACGCTCGCCACTTTCAGGGTCCCACACCCATCCGTGCCGATGACCGGTAATTTCTTTTGAAAATATAATACTTGTATGCTGCGCATTTTGCACATGACTGTTTGCAAAGAAGAAGATTTCCTTGCCATCATCACTCCGGTAACGATTCTGCATTAAAAACCGATCCGGTTTTTCAATTTTCAGATAATGCGGAATGGTATATTTGATCATTGCTTCACGATACCATTCCAGGAACCTATTATCTTCAGGCTTCTTCAGCAGAATAAACCTGTCGGAGAAAGCTTTTAACTTTTCAACCCAATCCAAAACTTCCCTGTCACGTTTTCTATAATTGCTTAATCCCAGTGATTTTTCAGGAAATTTTCCGATACAAAAAATCCTGCCACCCTCTGCGACAAAGTCGTACAACTTAGCAAGCGTTTCGGGATTCATACCTGAAATTTCTGCAAGAATAAGGGTTCCGAATTTTTTAGGGCCAAAGCAGAGCTTCCCATCTTCTAAAGTTGATTTATTAATGATGATCTCCGAGGTATAATCCGCAGCCCCACCGTTTTTATTTATAGATTCCCAAAGCAGCGAGGTATAAGGGATGTTGAGTCTTTCAGGAAATGGATCGGTTTGCACACCTTTTTCACCCCATAAATCATAATTGGCAGGAAGAATGGCGATATCGGTGTACATATCCGTATTTTGCAAAAGTGCAGATATCCTTGCTTTATAACTGTTCAGATACTTAAAGTAAGGCCACCAGTTATTTTTTTCATTATAATAGGAACCGTATTGAATCCATCCGGGGTAAGGTGCTTCCGGTGGCGAATAGTTAAATCCGTGCCAAAGGGAGTGGGTAATACCTGACATTATACTTTGATCGGAACCCGTTTTTAATCGCTCCAGTGAGGTATTGAACACCAGATATGTATTCGTCATCTCTTCGCAGCTAACCACTCTGGTTCCTTTCAGGTGAGCGGCTGATGAAATATATTTATTAATCATCGTATAGGCCCTTCCCCGACGGTAATCATCGTCGGGCATTTCTTCGCCCACACGGTGCTTAAGCCAGTTTGTGGTCCAGGACTCCCCTTCGGGAATATCGTAATCAATGCTGGTTTCGAGAGGAAAAAAGCCCCGGCCATAAGCCTGAGCCCTTGATTTAACATTTTGTTCCCTGCACCATTCGAGGTAGGTTTGTGTAAATCGTTCATCAAGCAGTTCTGCTTTTGTCAGTTCAAAGTCAAAACGGACACGGTAAATTTTCCCGGTAAAATCTGATGTTTTAGCCGCACCATATTTCTCATCAATCACTGCGCCCAACCTGCCAACTTTAAACATGATAAAAGGAAGCCAGTCCATAATATCATACCCACGGCGTTTTGCAAATTCAGCTGCGAAGTCGGAAGTCCAGTTGCACCCTTCCAGTTCCATTGAATCGGTAAAAAATGCACGGAGGTGATTTGAAAGCGGACCTGTTTTTTCCTGAATGGTATCCGACATGTGGTCGAGGTACTTTCTCACTGCCGTCTTATCCATGTGATTAAGTATCGGACCCGCAGCACCCGGCGCTCCATTGATGACACTTGCGAAGGAGCTGACTTTTACAAGCGCATAAAATACATGTTTGCCTGCCGGTACCTCAACACGGATGTGTTCATCATTTCGCTTGTGCGAAAGTTCAATTATCTGATCCAGAGCACTCATAGGATCAGGAACCATCTTGAGCGAAAGAATTTCAAAAGTACGCTCATGACAGGGCACGGTTACACCGGGATCAACCTTTTTGAAAATATCGGATCGTAAAATTTCGTAATGAGCAGGACCTTCAATATTTTCAGCATGAATGATCACAACTTCTGCACGCTCATCCAGACTGAGTGTTTCAGCTCCGAAAGGCCAGCCTGATCCAACAATCAGATCGCAGGTCATTCCCAAATGTTTGGCCTCGTCAAAAGTTACCTGTAACATTTCAATCCATTCGTCGCTTAACCAGGTAAGGGAGGGAATCCCCAGATCGTCACCTTCTATGCGCGATTGAAACGCTATCGGATTTATCTCAACACCGCCAATTCCGGCTTCTTTTAACAGGTGTAATTCCCTGATCAGCTCATTTTTTTCTATTTTATTTCCATTCCACCACCATCGTACGAAAGGCTGGTATTGTGAACCCGGATTTTTGAAGAGTTCGTACAAATCAACCTGATCATCCTGGCTTTTTTCAATAAATGGTGTACTTGCAAAAACAGGCAATCTGTTAGCAACCAATGCTCCACCTATATATAAAGCACTCTGAACGATAAATTTTCTCCGCTTCATGAATGGGAAGTTTAAGCCCGTTTTGACTACTTGCTAATATTCACTTTTGTTGAATTATAGGAATAAACCGGATCTTTTTTCTTTCCGGGTTCCGTAACTTTAAGTGAGGTAAATGTAGCATCCTGTACATCATCGAGTACAATGGCTGTTCTGTATTCAGCTTTATCCGCAACGAGCGTAACATGATCGAATATGATATGATCGGCATGCCTGATGTAGAATCCCCATGCAGGAAGCTCTTTAAACATCGAAAATTCAGGATAACTTGCAGCCATCTCGGGTACTTTATCCAATTCGTCCAGACCCAGTTTTGCATAATTAGGATCACTTCCGCCAGGATAATGAATCTCAATGTTCCGTAAAGTGACATTTGTAATATTCACATCCTCAGCCCCTACGATGGAGGCAGGTGAAATATTTCTGGGAAGATCTTCAACCGGGCCTTCATAACTGTATCCTGCATCGGCTTTGGTTGCGGGAACAGTTGCATATACATTTGAGATGCTGATATTGTTCATTCTCCCTTTCTTTCCGGCAACCCGCTCCCCTATGCGAAGAAAAATGACATTACCGGTATTGATCGATCTTAAGCTGTCGACTACAATATCTTCAACAAAACCCCCATCTACCGCCGCAAATGTAATCGCTGACCTATAAGTGTCATAAACTAAATTATTGATGATTTTAATATTTTTAAAACCACCTCTTGAGGCGGTGCCAAATTTGATCCCATTGGCACTGGTACGCACTACATTATTGTAGATATATACATTTTGACACACAAAATCGGCACTGTGCGATTTAAGGCAAATGCCGTCGTCGGCAGCATCAAAGTAACTGTTTCTGACGATGACACTATCGCAATCGACGATATCCACCCCATCATTGTTCCAGTATGATTTACTATCGACTGTAATTCCATCGATGAGCAGATTTTTACATTGGTCGTATTGTTGATTCCAGCAACCCGGATCTTTGAGAATGATTCCCTGAATCGTCACGTTTTTGCATCCTTTGAAGTAAATATTTTGTGGACGGATGCTTTCTCTGGGCCGATCGTAAATCAAATTCTGAGGATCTTTAATAATTCCTTTATGCACCATCGCAAGGATATTGTTTGCCACCTTGTATCCCTGTCCATCGATCACCCCTTTTCCTGTAATCGCAATATTTTCCTGATCATGAGCAAAGATAAGTGCCTGCCACGATCCTATTTTTTCATAATCGAACGGATTAGTCGAACCTACAAGGATTGCACCCTCTTCAAGATGAAGGGTTACATTCGATTTTAGATGAATGGTACCGGTAAGATATCTGCCGACATACAACATTAATCGCCCCCCTCCTTTATGATGGATATAGTCAATTGCGGCCTGAATTGAGTTTGTGTTCAGGGTGGTTCCGTTCGACTCGATCCCAAAAAGTGAAGCTTTATAGTCCTGTGCCTGCAGAAACACAGAAATGGATAGCAGCATCGCTATCAGGACGAATTTTGATGTTTTAAATTTTTCCATAATTTTCGCTTGATTAAAAATTCAATAAGTTGGATGAAACGCCTTGTTTGGGGCAACTAAATTTAGAAAATATTAATGGGTTTTCAAAACAAACTTTTGTGGGTCGATGGTCCCGAATTTTCGTGGCCACCGAGTGGGGGAATAAGACTTCTCTATAGTGCTAAAAGGATTTCCCTGCAGGGGCTGGATTATTTTTTTTACTGTTCTTTTTCAATACTTCGACTAAATGCTCAGTATCAAAGCCAAACCAAAAACATGAAAAAACGATGCTCCCTACACACATACCCAACACTCGCCCGCCGTTTTTTCTGGCCTACGCTTTTTTTCTTTATATTTAAAACACGTGAAGCGGAATTTGTAATTCCGCTTCAACCATTTAAAATATCCACTCCTACCTATTACAATATTGAATTAAAAACTTGCCTGCTGCAGGCAGGTTCAATAATTAAGAAAGCGCCATTACAAATGACGCTTAGCTTACTCTTTTATATTCCGCCTAACTGGGCTGCGCCAATGAATAACCTGCTCGTCCCGCCATTTGCCAGATTGCGTATAATTGGTAACAGTATTTATTTAATAATCCATTTCCTGACCATTAATTTTCGCTTTATCAAGCTTCTTTATCTGATGCAAACATTCCCCACATTGTTCCTGAACAAATCCAACATTCGGCGCCAACCAAATACTATGTTCTTCATCAACCAATCCCGGAACATCATAAAAAAATTGAAAACAGTTAATGAACTTTGTATCATTAACAATAATGGTATCAGTTTTACTAACTAATTTAACCTTATAGGAATTATAATTCCAGGTATCGTTAATATTTGCAGATAAGTTAAATTTTACCGATTCATTATCTTCATATTCAATCACATAAACTTTATCATTCTCAATCCGATAATAGGATGTGTCATCCTGGTATTGAATCGAATAATAAATTTTGTCCCCAATATTTTTTGTCCCAACGACTTCCTTTTTTGTTAAATAATCGAGTTGCCAGTAATTACCAATCTCAAGAGGTAAATAAATATTTGTCAATGAAATAGCATCCTTATTTTTCTCACAGGATACTATAAAAATCAATGCAATTGCAAATAGCAATATCGTTTTTACTAATCTCATAATTTTAAGTGTTTATACATATCACTAATAGATGCTAAACCCTCATCATTGGTTGCTTGCAGGATTCATAATTTATCAACTTTTAAACTATTAGGGTCTCTTGGGAATGCTAACACGACGGTTCTGAAGTTTAAATGCTGCCGAGCGGGGGAATGAGACTTCTCTAAATTATAAATGAGAGAAGTCAAAATCAGAAACGAGAGAAGTGTAAAATAAATTAAGACTTGTGTTATTTTTATCTGGCGTGCATTTGCCTTTCTGCCCAAGCGACAGTGCGGCTCACCCATGCTGCAATTTGTTTCTGCACCAAGACTTATGTTTGGTGGACATACGATGCCGGTTTGGCTATGAAACGTGGCGGATTTTCCGCGAGCTTCGCAGTCCGGCAGGACGAGAAGCTAGAAGGAAGATCCCACGTTTCAGCCGAGTAAAAACCCGCCATGTTTTATGAGCCGTTGTTATGGGCTGGTTTTTAATATTTCAAGGATATTTTAATAAAATAAAGCATTTGATTATTTTATGCGTTTAAATTCCTTCCCATAAATTCCTGCGGTTGATATGGTACTAC
The genomic region above belongs to Bacteroidota bacterium and contains:
- a CDS encoding TfoX/Sxy family protein, with the protein product MASDQNFVDFVLDQIENAGEVTAKKMFGEYGVYSDGKIFALICDNQLFIKPTEAGSAFIGNVVEAPPYTGAKLSFLIEDKIEDREWLSELVRITVKELPEPKPKKKKKKTSGNN
- a CDS encoding glycoside hydrolase family 2; protein product: MKRRKFIVQSALYIGGALVANRLPVFASTPFIEKSQDDQVDLYELFKNPGSQYQPFVRWWWNGNKIEKNELIRELHLLKEAGIGGVEINPIAFQSRIEGDDLGIPSLTWLSDEWIEMLQVTFDEAKHLGMTCDLIVGSGWPFGAETLSLDERAEVVIIHAENIEGPAHYEILRSDIFKKVDPGVTVPCHERTFEILSLKMVPDPMSALDQIIELSHKRNDEHIRVEVPAGKHVFYALVKVSSFASVINGAPGAAGPILNHMDKTAVRKYLDHMSDTIQEKTGPLSNHLRAFFTDSMELEGCNWTSDFAAEFAKRRGYDIMDWLPFIMFKVGRLGAVIDEKYGAAKTSDFTGKIYRVRFDFELTKAELLDERFTQTYLEWCREQNVKSRAQAYGRGFFPLETSIDYDIPEGESWTTNWLKHRVGEEMPDDDYRRGRAYTMINKYISSAAHLKGTRVVSCEEMTNTYLVFNTSLERLKTGSDQSIMSGITHSLWHGFNYSPPEAPYPGWIQYGSYYNEKNNWWPYFKYLNSYKARISALLQNTDMYTDIAILPANYDLWGEKGVQTDPFPERLNIPYTSLLWESINKNGGAADYTSEIIINKSTLEDGKLCFGPKKFGTLILAEISGMNPETLAKLYDFVAEGGRIFCIGKFPEKSLGLSNYRKRDREVLDWVEKLKAFSDRFILLKKPEDNRFLEWYREAMIKYTIPHYLKIEKPDRFLMQNRYRSDDGKEIFFFANSHVQNAQHTSIIFSKEITGHRHGWVWDPESGERYRIKIGKDGKFELNLGPAESIIIVFDKENRGDDWCQKPVSGKTQKEVTGAWELEFIHCRGEFVDPTRLELLKDLKEIPEYAHFSGTVVYRKQIEIDQTIPDYINIGVAYGVTELKVNGQSCGIRWYGNRIYPIKSFLKTGINDFEIKVIIEMGNYMKSLTDNPIAQYWTNLARKNQPLNPMGLIGPVTLYS
- a CDS encoding glycoside hydrolase, coding for MEKFKTSKFVLIAMLLSISVFLQAQDYKASLFGIESNGTTLNTNSIQAAIDYIHHKGGGRLMLYVGRYLTGTIHLKSNVTLHLEEGAILVGSTNPFDYEKIGSWQALIFAHDQENIAITGKGVIDGQGYKVANNILAMVHKGIIKDPQNLIYDRPRESIRPQNIYFKGCKNVTIQGIILKDPGCWNQQYDQCKNLLIDGITVDSKSYWNNDGVDIVDCDSVIVRNSYFDAADDGICLKSHSADFVCQNVYIYNNVVRTSANGIKFGTASRGGFKNIKIINNLVYDTYRSAITFAAVDGGFVEDIVVDSLRSINTGNVIFLRIGERVAGKKGRMNNISISNVYATVPATKADAGYSYEGPVEDLPRNISPASIVGAEDVNITNVTLRNIEIHYPGGSDPNYAKLGLDELDKVPEMAASYPEFSMFKELPAWGFYIRHADHIIFDHVTLVADKAEYRTAIVLDDVQDATFTSLKVTEPGKKKDPVYSYNSTKVNISK